ttagagttatagttttgGTAACTGATTTTATTggactatttattttaagtaaaacatgcgaaaatataaatagacggggtaaaataggggttgatagtttacatcgatttccacgcagagtcgcgggcgtccgctaattaagaataaagttaaatgaaattattaatggGTGTAAAATGTCTAATGTTACAAAGCTACATAAAATTCAGCTAGGTATTATTTCCAGAGgatgcgggttcgaatccggtccggggcatgctcctcccaactttttagttgtgtgcattttaagaaattaaatatcacgtgtctctaacggtgaaggaaaacatcgtgaggaaacctgcatactagagaattgtcttaattctctgcgtgtatgaagtctgccaatccgcattgggtaatccagcgtggtggactaatggcctaacccttctcattctgagaggagactcgagctcagcagtgagccgaatatgggttgaaaatgatgattatttccGTTATCaccatctcatcatcatcatatcagctgatggacgtcaactgcaggacataggccttttgtagggacttccaaacatcatgatactgagccacctgcatccagcaaagccttgcgattcgcttgatgtcattagtccacctggtgggggtcggccaacacagcactttctagtgcggggtcgccattccagcaccttgggaccccaacgtccatcggctcttcgaactatgtgctccgcccattgccacttcagcttcgcaactcgttgagctatgtcggtgactttggttcttctgcggacctcctcatttctcattcgatcacgcagagatactcctaacatagctcgttccatcgcctgctgtgtgactctgaaccttcttatgaggcgcatagttagcgaccaagtctatgaaccataggtcatcactggctaCACGCAACATCTTAATCACCAGCATAATGCTGGAGACGAAGGAGAAATGGGAAGCTATAAGATTTTATCTGGAAGGAATCATAAAGTGTAAAGAGAAGGACGAAAGAGAAAGAAATAAAGCTCGGTGATACATAGACAGGGGTGTTGGTGGTAGGTCGAGTTGGCAGGAACACCAACGCCTTGGGGTCAGGAGGGGCtttttttagccggtaggagtccggcactatcCGGTTCAggatgtccatgaggatttttttcctcctgaaaaaaaaaaaaaaaaacacgcacCATCTGACAGTGTATATAATATTCGCAGGCTGCGCTCGGACGTGATTCTTACTCGCTGGGGCACGCGGGCAGCGCCATCGCCGCTGCCGCCAGCCAGGCCATTGCCGCCACGCAGCAGGTACAGTACGCGACCTGCTACTTGAACTATGCGAACTAGTGATTTTAAACtcatttcgtggttgttcattatgaatattatctAAACGAGCACAAACAAAGGGGGCAAACCAAGAGTGATCGAAACGCCTAATAATAAAAGCGATgtcgaggttgttgaaaaaagaaaaagaacgagaaagagggtagatcgattctgcctctaacagctgatgtcaacttcgcacCTCGCAACTTTAGTgattcagtcccgtcgtgaccacgatccatgcaactggctcgaaatatcgacattaaaaatatgCGAACTAGGCATAACAGTTACGCTGAGACACACATACAAAAACACACTCACATACAGATATATGtattttcatacataattacatacagATGTTATGTTTGACTATGGAAGAGTGAGGCTGTCACAGGCACCAAAGATGCCATGCCCAAAAGAAGGTTTCaacaatgaaatttataaaaacttatatGTTTAACtaataaagattttgtatttttttatgcgCGGTTTCGGGTATTCGTTCAGACCagaattatagaaggaccagtatcgcacctaaattcacgaacaaaattgtctgtaattttcggaggaaaactagcttagattttatattttatactaaacttaaaatttttaacCGTTTTTTTCACCAttcaacaaaattttcaattattagaCGTATTTTTGTACCGAGATTACCAGGTAACCGTTATCGTTACTATCGGATAACCAGCGGAGCACGCGTCtgacaataatttataattgtacctgcgcattgtcattttggttcaacttacttgccggggtcTATCTACTTGCTATaacttggctggtgggaggctacgtggctagataccaccctaccggcaaagacgccatttaatgttccggtacgatgtcgtgtaaaaacctaAGAgtataggggtgtggattttcatcctactcctaacaagttagcccgcttccatcttagattgtatcatcacttaccatcaggtgagattgtagtcaagggctaactcgtagacaattaaaaaaaacctttggaGCGGATTAGAATTTTGCGGTGTAGTGTTACgtcagaaaaaaatacattatttcatAATGAATTCTTCGTACAACGAATGTTTTCTttagagtgtgcaatatgtaatttggtggttacaaatggttctggatctcagattctggaaaagttaggagcctgatatttgggtaaatgatatttcaaagtgttagcttcgttatgactatacaaaatacacaaattgtaaaacttttctcgatagtttatttttttgaaaaatacatgttttgctcacattttgctttcaatctcaggaaaagcaaacttattttcttaaatttttgttttctatagaaaattaggtatatatcttgaacatggccattttgtttttcgttatgttgtttaatttacttgcaattaggtaaaaatggttttgtcgctcacgtcataaaatttgcgtcgcgcgtcaatcgctccgtgcttttcactcgcGTGAAAGTCATagttcggcgtctcgtttgcgcttcgaattttatccatatcgtaccgacgcgctgcgcgctcttaacgcGCACGATAAGTCTGCGCGTGGCtaaaatcggaactaatcaaaagtgccgccatcttgtaatctatctctatctatctcttgatGGGTAAAAGAGATTACTAAAGCTGGCAACATAACTTGCCCGCACTCTAGTTTTGATACttcttgttgttgttgttacaaTGCCTATTAGTTGTAACATATCGAATGTTGTAGATGCAGCAGGGGCGGCGCACCGCGTCGCTGAAGGCGTCGTACGAGGCGGTGGCGGGAGAGCTGGCGCACGCTCACCACACGCACCACGACCACGGTGCGACATCATCtcttgaagagaaatagacattttttttgtttatttctttttaaatacacttaaacaatacacatttactatctagccccaatgtaagcatacagagtagcttgtgttgtgggtactaagatatttgatactataatattcatatatatttatatagtacaTATAAAtgcttatataatttataaatacacacagacactggaaaaaacctaTGCTCatcacgcggccgtcaaatttcaaccaatggcggtgcaaccggaaataccgctgtCTTTCGAATGCGTTAGGATATTtcgtctatttctcttcacgtcTTAGCGCCACTGTTAAGTTATTTGATTTAAGAAATCCacgtgaaattaagtttttcacaaatctcatgGCTACCGTAAATTTCTTctggataaaatgtagcctaaaTGTTGCTTTATTTTCCGCTGAAAGTTCCATCCAGCCATTCCAAAGACTAGCCCAGACAAATAGATAgacatgaatttaaaaaaaagctcgtTAATTTtgtggtatcgtgtaaatatcTATACAGGGTGTTACAGagttcccataacttcaaggtgttcaCAAGTCCACTTATACGAGCGGAACtgtataactaattttttttaacgttatTAAGTTTTCttacaaagttattcaaataattccgactatccatgtaacacacttctttatctatccttgcattataaaatacgtaatcgtagtggtaagactgtcgatatcgacgagatattgcatctggcactccgcacttcactagtaagctacttcatgatatttattaatgaatcaGTATGGCTAGGtcatagaagaagaagaagaagaaatatactttattgtacattaaaaacaaaaataaacaataacttataataacacttagaaactaatgtacaaatggcggtcttatcgctaaagagcgatctcttccagacaaccactgtggaagagaaaaaaaaaacgtaagcaccgattcgggtatacgcacacaaaaaataagaaaagttaagtaatataaatacataaatattaagcaataatacataataataatacatagactatacttaactacatcatacatatatacaaagaaatacatatatacatacatacatacatacatacacacatagatacacatatacatacatacatgaaaacctgcaaaacataaaaacaagacggcatctaagggaagacaaaagaaaaataaataaacaaaataattcaaaaataataataaataaaacatacacatacaagcgtaatttggattaataagttaaattaaaagatcagggaggaaaaaagtgcatgtttaccagccgtttgaaagaggttagagattgggcacgccgagtgtctaagggcaatgaattccagagccgagcagctttaacagaaaaggatttagaatagaaggaagtattatgggaaggaatttttaagattaggttgtcttcagagcgaagggagcgacagtgagaatcacttagaaagctaaaacgctcttttaaataaatcggagtcgtaggattaaacaggacattatacaaaaaagacagaatgtgagtatacctgcgaaggcggatcgagggccacttgagtttttcgcgaaattcggaaacatggtcatatttgcgaagttcaaatatgaatcttatacaaacattctgaatacgctcaagtttatccagtaattcttcactcaaatttagataacaagtgtccgcgtaatcgagaattggtaacaggagagattgtgcaagcgcaattttagtagataaaggaAGGAAGTTTCGTAACCGTAAGTGACCCCACGGATGCAAACACCTTCCCACTTACTCTGCTTACCTGAGGGGCCCAAGTGAAATACTTGTCAAAAGTAACTCCGAGAtttttaaccgtgtcactaaatggcacacgcgttccatcaaagattacgtatggaatattatcccagtcaatacgtgcaaccaaactgtgactgcctataataataacttgggttttagacggattgactttaaggccataagccttactccattgcactatacaatctaaatctttatttatggcatctattgcattgggtaaatcagccagtttggactgagcatatatttggagatcatctgcatacaggtgatagagcgaggtaagttgaagagtaatagaacttataaaaagagaaaaaagaagaggagacaacacgccaccttgcggtacgccggcagaaattgtgcaccaatcagacacagagtcattgactcgcacacgctgccgacgtccgaacaagtaactatgaaaccagtcaatcacattaggagatatgttgagagaagctagtttggctagtagaagttcgaaatcgacattattaaatgcattgctgaaatctagtaaggccaacactgtgacacactgattgtccatattaaaacgaatatcttcggtaatttttactaatgcagtagtcgtactatgaccagtgcggaaaccagattgaaaaggatttaaaagattctgtcataatataaggatgcgatataagggatacaatttaagatctattcgcaaaataaatattttttactccgaaaatattttaaaacacaatgtGTTCGTCATTCGTTTGTTTCActtcacttgaaaaaacacagttactaagaaatcacagatagacacttaaattttatttaaatgtattgggCGATGTTAACGCCtacaccccccccccccaaaaTTTGACTgtagaagaaaataaggtttttatttgagtAAAAGgcaacacataaagtaccaaaagaaatatctttgtaatattaatttgatgGGTGTGCtagtttcttgtcgcaaatggattcaatcttaggacaattttaaccttaatttattctgactcggtatcaatTATCAAGCctccattacgtaaatcttgtcgcgaaccccctgccgtcgaaagGCGAACCCCTAGgagttcgcgtaccccactttgagaaaccctcaTGTATAGGAACTGTAATTAATGTATACATTTGTTTCAGGCCAGGGCATGTCGTCCACACACGTGGTGCAGAGCGCCGTTCACTCACATTCCACATCCACTGCCTCTACTAACAAACGCCATAAGcaaaagtaagtatttttagATACTAGCGAACGCACGTGatccgtgatggcccagtggatatggcatctgcgtccgattccggagggcgtaggttcgaatccgcaccgaatgcaccttcaacttttcagttgtgtgtgttttaagaaattaaatatcacgtgtctcaaacggtgaaggaaaaacatcgtgaagaaacctgctgcatacctgagaaatttcttaattctctgcgtgtgtgaagtttgccaatccgcattgggccagcgtggtagactattagcctcattctgagaggagaatcgtgctcagtagtgtgccgaatatggttgataatgatatatgCGTgtaattcttttctttttccgtgttttagttgtaataaataaaaattaaggcgTTACTGCGTTGCTGGTCTTGCGTAATAGGTCTGGCTTAGTTTAGTCTGTCTGGTTTCGTATCATGAGGTCCTTTGTTGGATTCCTAGGAGTCCTAGGGAGTCCTCTTTCTGACAAGATATTCCCAGTAGCAACCTGTAGCTTGGAGTTGGTACTGTCATAACACTGCTTGGAAGAATATATCAAGTTTTGGTCCCGGTTACAAAGTCAAAACAAAAACCTTAGCCCACCTACCTGGTGTGTTGCAGAAGCATAATGGGTTCTATAAAATCCCCTAGCTTTAAGGAGTAAAAAGCTggtgtggtttttttttatattctttacaagtaagcccttgactacaatctcacctgatagtaagtgatgatgcagtctaaaatggaaactAGATTCAAATAGGCTAATGGTGATGATAAAAACCTAAAGCTTGCTCTAATTAGTGACGGCCGCGTGGTGCAGTGGGTAATgacctgctttctgcatccccggccgtgggttcgattcccaccaCTGGATAAATTATTACATTGGCATTACAAATagacaataataattactttgtatgaaaacataaaaagttttttaggaaaaaaaaaatagttatgcagttcctATAAGTAGacttgtcaattttttttttaaatttataatatataataaaatcggccttttatcacccataacacaggctattcGCTTAATTTAGAGCTTATTAGTAATGTGTGTatagtttaagtatatttatttattaattttctgctCCATAAAGTACTTACCAGAAATGTGTTATATATTACAGAAAGAGCACGTACGGCAGTTCGAGCAGTGTGGGCGCCTTGCACTCGCAGCAGTCGGTGTCCGCCGCCGCCAGCCGCTCCTCCTCGCCCACTGTTGGGTGAGTCAGgtttttaaccaacttaaaaaaaaaaagaaaagactctctattccatatttttttatgtttgttcccACATAACACCGTCATTTTTGAacctattatgtaaatattttttatttgtttaaaagagtagGTATTCCAGAtcggtcccatttaattttcacgaatatcggttcagtaattttgtgttaaaataaaaactgtaataagtgaaagaaattgcccatactgtggcgTTTACGGTCAGTATTCTAggatacactaaaaatagaaaaaaaaatcattttaacaaaaatatttaacagacTTCTaagatgcattactctaaaaagcgaatgatgtcctttctattgattggtttgaaggcggtgccaaaaaaatAAAGAGCCTAATAGCACATTTGGAATAGCACCGCCtacaaaccgatcaatagaaaggacatagtaCATCTTTAAAGTCGGctcaatttttttgtaataacattttaattttttttaagaatatttgccatatattttataaatatgaccaatattctcatttccctccaactagtcgggatagactgtattaggagtgggtacgacaatagtccaacggggacaggattgaaccaccacccctcggtgatgagcctGACTGCTTTACTGTTGAGCCATTGAGACTCATTTTTATATGTTAAGTCAAAGATCAATGGATAATGATCTTTAGTATTGTTTTCTGTTTTTCATATGTTAAGTCAAAGATCAATGGTAAATGACCTTTATATTTGTGTTCAGTTTGGGCGCGGTAGTGAACAAGGTGACCATAGAGGAGCCCATGGAGGAGGAGTGGACCTACGACCCCAACGAGCCGCGCTACTGCATCTGTAACCAGGTGTCCTACGGGGACATGGTCGCCTGCGACAACCAGGATGTGAGTTTTGTCATGTTGGGAAGACATAGAGACCTATCTATACTTTCGGTATACGAGATATTATGCTGTTTCGCAATGCGCTAGTTAACTCATGTCAAAATTaagataaacaatattaatttcgcataatACATGGAATAatggtccgaaatatatcgatattaattaataaaagttgaggatttcttaaaaataactcaattaaaaaatcacgtttttttcaaattttccaaacgacaaaacgctgttgtccattttgtgacgtcacagtgttatttgatgtacctactaaacggtaactaatatttttgtaaaacgctcCGTTCGGAAGAGAttgttaaagtgacgtcatgaaatagttgaaatatagaacatcatggccgacagcgttttggctcgtattgtcaaaaaatatataaaaattgaaatttttatgttcaaaaaatttgataattttttttcaattcagtagaacgataatgatcaatttaagaccattaaataGTGTCAAATAGCCTGTAGTCATGTTGGAAGACATAGAGAGCTATGTATACTTTCGATATACGAGAAATGTTGTAGACGTATAccatcactagctgacgccgcgcggtttcacccacgtggttcccgttcccgtaggaaaacggggataatatatagcctatagccttcctcgataaatgggctatcaaacactgaaagaaattttcaaatcggaccagtagttcctgagattagcgcgttcaatcaaacaaacaaacaaactcttcagctttataatattagtatagattaccagCCGATAGAGTATGAAACACCACAGTCTTGATCTTAAGCcaccagcatctagcggctccgtCCTCGGTCACCATCTCAGCACCTTTGGACCCAATGTTAATCAgcttttcgaactatatgccctgaCCATTGTAACTTCAGTtccgcaactcgctgagctgaGGGACTTTCTTCTACGAATCTTCTAATTTCTGAGGGTTATACATAATATTCGATGgatatacataatattgtgacgtgacgggtagcaacAACAGTGAttataccattattttgtggtagaagaAACACCTAAGTCCCagaacttgtgaccttgagtgtACGTTTTAgtgatccctttagaatgcatcaacactgaCCTTCCGTGCCCGACATGATCTCCATACCCACActaaacattattgcacaaaaccactaacgcgactggcagcgtgacggtgtctacgctgcctaacaaacaactgagctcaagtcatcaactGCCCTATTATTTACCAACACTGATatctcccctctacaataacataaataattaatattaataccacctgtaatcgaggaacttgtagcAATATATTAGTACTTGTTTTTGTTCCAGTGTCCATACGAGTGGTTCCATTATCCGTGCGTGGGCATCACGGCGCCGCCCAAGGGCAAGTGGTACTGCCCGCAGTGTCAGACCAACATGCGCCGCAACCGCGCGCACCGCAAGAACtgaaccaccaccaccaccaccacataCCGTCAATCTTGTCCGGGATCTCTATTTGGCTTTGGATGTAGTGGTGACATAACAAATCAAGCTTTTtatctgattgtgtaagtgccgtaggatGGAATTATGGCTAGATTCGTATCTTATGTCTGAATATTTAGATTCAACtcatttattgatttgtttGCTCAATTTTGCCTTTTATGTTGGC
This window of the Bicyclus anynana chromosome 19, ilBicAnyn1.1, whole genome shotgun sequence genome carries:
- the LOC112045354 gene encoding inhibitor of growth protein 3; amino-acid sequence: MLYLEDYLEMIEHLPQELRDRFTEMREMDLSVQNNMDTLEKRVRTLFGGCRRGEVNTDQANTEFADIKKGYTKTLEEADEKVTLANQMYDLVDRYLRRLDTELHKFKCELEADNKGITELLEKRSLDLDTNTNHTSTSNNNHYKDSRYRIRAEKRRDSWATRESRAHASNGNMSRTDSALQAALGRDSYSLGHAGSAIAAAASQAIAATQQMQQGRRTASLKASYEAVAGELAHAHHTHHDHGQGMSSTHVVQSAVHSHSTSTASTNKRHKQKKSTYGSSSSVGALHSQQSVSAAASRSSSPTVGLGAVVNKVTIEEPMEEEWTYDPNEPRYCICNQVSYGDMVACDNQDCPYEWFHYPCVGITAPPKGKWYCPQCQTNMRRNRAHRKN